Proteins encoded together in one Mycobacterium simiae window:
- the bfr gene encoding bacterioferritin has protein sequence MQGDPDVLRLLNEQLTSELTAINQYFLHSKMQENWGFTEIAGHTRAESFDEMRHAEAITDRILLLDGLPNYQRLFSLRIGQTLREQFEADLAIEYEVLNRLKPGVIMCRAKEDSTSAFLLEKIIADEENHVDYLETQLQLMDKLGEQLYLAQCVSRPPGSIA, from the coding sequence ATGCAAGGGGATCCCGATGTGCTGCGTCTGCTCAACGAGCAACTGACCAGCGAACTGACCGCAATCAACCAGTACTTCCTGCATTCGAAGATGCAGGAGAACTGGGGCTTCACCGAGATCGCCGGGCACACCCGTGCCGAGTCCTTCGACGAGATGCGGCACGCCGAGGCGATCACCGACCGCATCTTGTTGCTCGATGGTCTGCCGAACTACCAGCGCCTCTTCTCGTTGCGCATCGGCCAAACGCTACGCGAGCAGTTCGAGGCGGATTTGGCGATCGAGTACGAGGTGTTGAACCGGCTCAAGCCGGGCGTCATCATGTGCCGCGCGAAAGAGGACAGCACCAGCGCCTTCCTGCTGGAGAAGATCATCGCCGACGAGGAGAACCACGTCGACTACCTGGAGACCCAGCTGCAGCTGATGGACAAGTTGGGTGAGCAGCTCTACCTGGCGCAGTGCGTGTCGCGGCCGCCGGGTTCGATCGCCTAG
- a CDS encoding (2Fe-2S)-binding protein: MYVCLCVGVTNHTVAECVARGASTSKEVAEACGAGGDCGRCRRTLRAIIAASKDSEPELETAASR; encoded by the coding sequence ATGTACGTATGCCTGTGCGTCGGGGTCACCAACCACACCGTGGCGGAGTGCGTGGCCCGTGGTGCTTCCACCTCTAAGGAGGTGGCCGAGGCGTGCGGCGCGGGTGGCGACTGTGGGCGGTGCCGACGCACGCTGCGCGCGATCATCGCCGCGTCGAAGGACAGCGAACCCGAGCTCGAGACGGCAGCGTCGCGCTGA
- a CDS encoding enoyl-CoA hydratase/isomerase family protein, with amino-acid sequence MLLIEDANRVRTLTLNRPEALNAFNEALYDATAEALLTAAEDPHVAVVVLTGAGRGFSAGTDLAEMQARITDPGFTPGKHGFPGLIDALSAFPKPLICAVNGVGVGIGATILGYADLAFMSATARLKCPFTSLGVAPEAASSYLLPQLIGRQNAAWLLMSSEWIDAQEALRMGLAWRVCAPEDLLAETRRHAEVLASRPISSLMAVKHTMAEPIRPEIAAATARENAHFAKLMGTQDNATALASFADRKQN; translated from the coding sequence GCCAATCGAGTACGCACCCTGACGCTGAACCGCCCTGAAGCGCTCAACGCCTTCAACGAAGCGCTCTATGACGCCACCGCCGAAGCGCTGTTGACCGCGGCCGAGGATCCGCATGTCGCGGTCGTCGTATTGACCGGCGCGGGGCGCGGCTTCAGCGCTGGCACGGATCTCGCCGAGATGCAGGCACGCATCACCGATCCCGGCTTCACCCCGGGCAAACACGGCTTCCCCGGCCTGATCGACGCGCTCAGCGCGTTCCCCAAACCGCTGATTTGCGCGGTCAACGGTGTCGGAGTGGGCATCGGTGCCACGATCCTCGGATACGCCGACCTGGCGTTCATGTCCGCGACGGCGCGGTTGAAATGCCCGTTCACCAGCCTCGGCGTGGCGCCCGAGGCCGCGTCGTCGTACCTGTTGCCTCAGCTGATCGGGCGGCAAAATGCCGCCTGGCTGTTGATGTCCTCGGAATGGATCGACGCCCAGGAAGCCTTGCGGATGGGTCTGGCCTGGCGCGTCTGCGCTCCGGAGGACCTCCTCGCCGAGACCCGGCGGCACGCGGAAGTCCTTGCCTCCCGGCCTATTTCAAGTTTGATGGCGGTCAAGCACACGATGGCCGAACCGATTCGGCCGGAGATCGCGGCGGCGACGGCGCGGGAAAACGCTCACTTCGCCAAGTTGATGGGCACTCAGGACAACGCCACGGCCCTCGCCTCGTTCGCCGACCGCAAGCAGAACTGA